Part of the Mycolicibacterium mageritense genome is shown below.
ACACACGAACTGGCCGAGCTCGCGACCGCAGCCCGCACGTGCGAAGGTTGCGCGCTCTACCGCGACGCCAGTCAAACCGTGTTCGGCGCGGGCCGGTCGAGCGCCCGAATGATGTTGGTAGGTGAGCAACCCGGCGACCAGGAGGATCGCGCGGGCGCACCGTTCGTCGGGCCCGCGGGCCGGGTGCTCGACAAGGCCCTGCTCGAAGCCCACATCGAGCGCGAGCGCGTTTACCTGACCAACGCGGTCAAGCACTTCAAGTTCAGCCGTGCGGCAGGCAGCAAGCGCCGTATCCACAAGACACCGAGCCGTACCGAGGTGGTCGCGTGCCGCCCGTGGCTGCTCGCCGAGTTGGACGCCGTCGAACCGGAAGTCGTGGTGCTGCTCGGTGCGACCGCGGCGAAATCCCTGTTGGGCGACGACTTCCGCGTGACGCAGCATCGCGGCGAGATGCTGCACCTGCCCGCCGAACTGGCGCCGCACGATCCCGCGACCTTCGCAACCGTGCATCCGTCGTCACTGCTGCGCGGCCCGAAAGAGGATCGCGACAACGCTTTCGCCGCGCTGGTCGACGACTTGCGCGTGGCCGGGGAACAGCTCGGCTAGTCGCCGACCTGGCCGATCTTGCGCTTGCCGAGTTTGTGGTCGAGCCCGTCGAGCAAGCGGCGCAGCAGCTGCGCAAGCTGTTGCTGCTCAACGGCATCGAGGTGGCCGACGAGTTCGGCTTCGCGTCCCAGCACCCGATCGACGAGTTCTTCGACGAGCGCGTGGCCCGCGGGCGTGAGTTCCACGTCGACCCGGCGAGAGCCGTCGTCACGCGCGGTGCGGACGACCAGCCCGTCACGTTCGGCACGGGCGACGCGCTGAGAGATCGCCCCCGCCGTGACCATGGTCGCGTCAGCGAGTTCCCGCGTGGTCAGCCGGTACGGTGCGCCGCTGCGGCGCAACACCGACAGCAGATCGAGAACTGCCGTGTCGGCGCCGGCCGCGGCCAACGTCCGTCGCCGGTCCTCGCCGAGGAGTTTCGCGGCATGCCAGACGCGCGTGACGATGCCGATCGACCCGACTTCGGTCCCTGGACGCTCCTCGGCCCACGCCAGTGCGATCGCATCGACGGGGTCTTGCGGATCAAGCGACATCGCCACCTCGTTTAGATCTAAACAGTCTGCTATGTTTAGGCCTAAATAACATACCTCGCGATTCGATCAAGGAGGGACAATGGGACGCCTCGTCGTTGTCACCGGCGGTGGGACCGGAATCGGTACGGCAATCGCACGACGCTTCGCAGCGGCCGGGGATGCGGTCGTCATCACCGGCCGCCGCCGCGATGCGCTCGAGCGAACGGCGGGCGACCTGCCGGGGGACGTCACCCCCGCGTGTTTCGACGCCACCGACCTGGAAGCCGTCGAAACCTTCGCCGCATCTCTCGACCACGTCGACGTGCTGGTCAACAACGCCGGCGGCAACCGCGACTTCGACGCAGATGCCCAGCAGTCCCTGCGTGCGGTAGCCGACGCGTGGCTGTCGAACTTCACCGCCAACGTGCTGTCGGCAGTCGTGATGACCACCGCACTGCACGCCAAGTTCACCGACGGCGGCGCGGTCGTCACGATCGGTTCGATTGCCGCCGACCAGGGTTCGGGTTCCTACGGCGCGGCGAAGGCCGCGGTCGCCTCGTGGAACGTGGACCTGTCACGACAACTCGGATCGCGTGGTGTCACCGCCAACGTGGTCTCACCCGGGTACATCGCCGACACCGAGTTCTTTCGAGACCGACTGTCCGGTGCGCGACGGGCGGACCTGATCGCGGCCACCGCGACCGGACGTGCCGGTACACCTGGCGATATCGCGGAGACTGTGGCATTCCTGGCGTCGGCGGGCGCGCGGCACATCACCGGCCAGGTCATCGCGGTCAACGGCGGCGCCAGGACGACGCGGTGAGCCGCTACGCCGTGACCCGCACTGTACGGAGTTGTGGATCAGCCGCGTCCGGCACATTCATCCCGGCCTCGACTCCCGTGCGCAGGTAATCCAGCACGGCCTCGTTGATCAGTTCACCGGGCACCACCGCGGGGATCCCCGGCGGGTACGGCGTGAGTTGCTCGGCCGAGATCCGGCCCGCGGCCTGCTCGGCGGGCACCTTCTCGACGGGACCGAAGAATGCGTCGCGTGGCGAGGCCACCGTCTCCAGTTCCAGTTCGGCAGGCGTCGGAAGCTCGACCCGGGGCGGCCGCTCGAAATCGGCTGCCGCCTTGCGCCACAGCGACAGCGCATGGAGCAGGCGACCCGCGGTATCCGCGCCGTCGGCGAACGACATGGTCGCCAGAATCCTGCGATGATCGGTCATCCCCATGTCGACCTGGCAGTACTCGCGCAACCAATCCCCAGCCTGATAACCCGACGTGCCGGTCGCCGAAACGTCCATCATGATCTGCAACCGGTCCAGGTCGTGTGAGGCCTGCACGCCGAGAAGTTCGTCGTCGAGCACCTCGATACCGTCGATCTGCTGCTCGATGTCGCGCCTGGTGCGGTCGGCCAATTCGAGTGCGGCACCCATCAATTCGTGGCCGTGCTGCACCATCTGCCGGCGCCAACCGTCAATCGCGGTGTATACCAACACGTTCGGACTGGTCGTCATCAACAGATCGGCGCATGCGGAGAGCCGGTCCTGGTCCACCAGGTCGCCTTGGAGGTGGAAGACCGAACCCAGTCGTTATCAGGCGTTAAATTCTCAAAACACGCCTTAAAGGTGTGTTGAAGTGCAGTTTTATCCACGCATACATGTAACCTATTAGGTATGAGCAGCCAAAATTTTGCCGACCGGCAGCGGCGTGGCGCGAGGTTGAGTGTGGGATACCGGGGTAAATGTTTACCCCATGGAACTACACGACGATCCTCAGCAGTTGGTGGAGGAACTCGTCCGGCAGCATGCTCAGGTTTTGGGCGAGGCGCATGGGGATCTGGCTGCGCGGCATCCGGAAGTCCCAGATCGTTTTGTCGATCAGGGCAGCAATGTGCGACCGATCACGGTGTCGTGCTCGGTGTTGGAAACGTTTCTGCTATCGCGGTTACGGCGGGAGACTCCCGATTCGACTCTAAAAGTCAAGGCGGGCAACGGGATGGGAGTTCTTCTGCTCGACGGGAAGGGCTCGCGGATTTATGTGCGCAAGCATCCGCGCAATCGGCGGACTGGTCAGCTGATCGAGACTGTGCCGTTTGTGCCGGGTGGGGAGCAGTACAGCATCGAGGAGGTGCTGGGTCACCCGATCGGTGGCGAAGAGGGTATTCCCGAGCCGCAGAAGTATCGGGAATACCTGTTGTGGTGGCCGGACGGTCGCGGGTTTTTCGGCGGCGCGGTCCTCGCGGCGGGACTACTCCTCGACAATGTGGAGGTTCTTTACGGTCGGACACCGTTGCCGCCGCCGATCATGGAGGACCGCTCATTCAATGTTGGTCTCGGCGGGAGCCGTCGGGAGGGCGCGGGACCGGGGACTTTCGGGACACGGCGCCGCGACGACGACTTCGCCGAGGTCGACGAGGACGCTGCGAGCGATCAGGACGAGGAGGACGGTCCGCCGAAATCGTCGTAGCCATCGTGCACAGTGTTGGGTGCATGTGGGTTTCCCAACCCGGTGACGTTGAATTGAGCGCACGATGATTGAGGTTTTTGGTGCACGGGTCCGGCAGGCCCGGTTGTTGAGGCGGATGACGGCACGGTCGGTGGTGGAAGCCACAGGCTGGAGTACGTCACGGCAGTCCCAGATTGAGAAGTCGCTGACGGTGCGGCTCGACGACGGCGATGTTGCGTTGCTGGCGGGGTTGTTCCGGTTTCCTGCAGCGTTTTTCAGCTCGGAGCCGCGGACACGGATCACCGCGAACGAGTTGCTGTTTCGGGCGCCGAAGTCAATGACGTTGGGTGAGCAGGAGTTTCTGGCGACGTTCGCGTCGTTGGCAGGCGATTTTCTCGGTGAGCTCGATGGCCGGTCGAAGCTGCCTCCGGTGAAGGTTCCGACGGTCAGTCCCGATGAGCTGGCACACAGTTCGATCACGGTGGCCGCAGCACGTCTGCGTGAGGCGATGGGACTGGAACCCGATGAGCCGCTTGACGATTTGATGTATGAGGCCGAGCGGCTGGGTGCTCCGGTGATTGTCCGGCGCCGGGTCGCCGGTGAATGGGAAAGCGAATTCGCCGCTACCGGTGGGCGTTCTCGTGATGAGCGGCATTTGGGGTATTCGAGTTGGGTGGGCCGGTTACGGGACCGGCCGCTGCTGGTGTTGAGGGATAGCGACTCGTGGGAGCGGACCCGGTTCACGGTCGCCCATGAGCTCGGTCATTTGGTGTTGCACAGTCACGCCTATTGCTCGGTCAGTGCCGCCGACGAGTTGGAGGCAAACCGGTTCGCGACCGAGTTGTTGGCCCCGGCAGGGGTCATCGCCGGTGAGTTGCCGCGGGTGATGTCGCTGTTGAATCTGCGTCCGCTCAAAGCCAAGTGGGGTCTGTCGTTGGGGTCGTTGATCATGCATCTGCGGGATTCGGGGCTGATCGCGCCGGATCGGGCGAAAATGTTGACCACCCAGCTGCATTCACGGATCAACCCGGATACCGGGCACACGTGGGGTATGACGGAACCGGGGTGGGCTGACCGCGTCCCGGAGCGGCCCCGGCTGCTGCGTAAGTGGGTGGAGCGCTGCTACGGCGGCGCGTCGGTGCGGATGCTGAGCGCCCGGGATTCGATGATCTATCCCGCTGATGTGCTGGATTGGTTTTTGGCCACGCAGCGGCCGGCGCCGGCGGCCGAGCATAATCCGGTCGCGGCCAGTGTCGGCCATGGCCGCACCGCGGCCCCACCGGCCGATGGCGGCTCCCAGGTGATCCGGTTGGACGATTTCCGTAAGGGCAGGCCATCGTGAATGTGGTGGGGTGCGGCTGACGGTGGCACAGGTGCAGCGGGTGCGCTTTGAGGACCGGCCACCCACCTACACGGTGGTCGGCGTCGACAAGCTGCCCGTGGCCCCGGCGCGCGAGTACCTGACGTTTCTGCGCAACCAAGGGGGCTCACCGAACACGCTGCGCGCCTATGCCTATGGGCTGGCGGCGTGGTGGACGGTGCTGGAGGGTACCGGTACCGCGTGGGATGACTTCCCCACCAGTCTGTTTGGCCAGTTCCTGGCTTATCTGCGCACCGGGGATCTGCCTGGGGTGGCCCGTATCGGTGAACCGGAGCAGAGATTGGCCGAATCCTCGCTGCTGCCGCGCAGTGCGGCGGTGTTGTCGATGTACCGGTATTTCGCCAATGCCCATGACCTGGTGCGCCCCTACCGGCGGTTGTACGCCAGTCATGCTCGTACGTCCCGGCGGGGCCGCTATGCACCGTTTCTGGCCGGGGTCGGCCCGAAACGCGAGCAGGACGGGCCGATTCACCGGCTCCGCGGCCTGCAGCGCGCCGAAACACCGGTGCTGCTGCCGGTGCAGGTCAACGCCATCTTGGATGCGTGCAGTGTCCAGACGGTCTCGGGTGAATGGTCGGGCGGCGGGGCGGGGCTGCGTGACCGGTTGTTCTTCGCGGTGTTGGCCGAAACCGGGATGCGGCTCGGTGAGGCGTTGTCGTTGCGCCACAGTGATTTTGATATTGCCGGTGGCGGTACCCCATCGGTGATGGTGGCGGGCCGTGATGATCATCCGCACGGGGTGCGCGCGAAATCGGGCCCGCGCCGGATTTACATCGGCGACGATCTGGTCGCCCTCTACACCGAGTACGTGTGGCAGTTGGTGGCCGCCGGCGCGGATGTCACGGTCGGCGATCTGGCGTCGTGTTTCGTGTTTGTCAACCTGGTGCGAGGCGTGCGCTATGCCCCGCTGCGACCGGAAACCATCTACGACAAGGTGGATCTGATCACCGCGCGCCGAACCGGCGTGCTGCCTGAGCAGTGGACGCCGCACTGGCTGCGCCACACCCACGCCACCGCGTTGTTGCTGGCTGGGGTGGATGTGCATGTGGTGATGCGTCGTCTCGGTCACGCCGACGTGCAGACCACGTTGTCGACCTACGGGTGGGTGACCGCCGACGCCGAGATGCGCACGCTGGCCGAATGGAAGAACTATGTCGCTGGGTGGAAGGTGAACCGTGACGGGCAATGACAGTCCTGCACCAGCGCATACCCCACCGACGCGCGGTGCCGCCGGGGATCGGTGGACACAGCAGTGGCAACAAGTGCCGCCGCAGTGGCGCAGGCTGGTCTATCACCTGGATACCGGCCCGGCCAACACGGTCTTTCAGCGCAACCCGCGCTACCGGCCCACCCCGGACGGCCACGACTTCACCCCGCAGGGTGTGCCGCAACGGTTGTGCGAGGAGCTCGCGTGGTGGGTGTGGCTGTGTGGACACGAAGAACGTCGCAAGATCGAACCGTCGCTGCTGAAATGGACCAGCGGTGCACTGAGCATCGCCGCCGCCGACTACCACCAACGGCACCGGCGTTACCCGGTCAGTGTCGCTGATCTGAGCGCCGAGGCCATCGTGCGTCACGGGGTACGCGAGTTCGAGCGCCGCACCGGTCGGCTGCCCTCGGCCGGGTTTCGGCGCAACGTGGCCAGTTTCATCGAGCACCTGCACCTGTACGTGTCGGTCCGCTGCACCGACCGGCCATGGTGGGCTCATGACATCTGGGATCTGGACGCTGATCCCCGCATCCCGCAGCGTGAGCACGAACCCTGCCATGACCAGGTTGCCCGCCTCGGAGGGATCGAACCGGTCTGGCTGCGTGAAGGGGTGCGGTTCTGGCTGCGCACCTGTTTGACGGCTGAACTGCTGCGCTGGTCGTCGGTGATCGGCCGCACCCGCGGCATCACCCGCCATCTGGGTCCATTCTTGGTCGAACGCGGGATCGATGATCCGGTGATCAGCACCGACCGGGCGGCGCTGCGGCTGGTGTTCACCGAGTTCACCGAATACCTCAAATCACCTGCCGCGCGGGCCAAACCGGAGCGTCCGCTGTCGGCGGCGACGATCGCGGTCGTCCAGTCCAAGATTCAGATGTTCTACACGTTCATGGTGGACCATGCCGAGGAAGCCGCGGCAGCGACCGGAGATCCTCGCTGGAGCCGGTTGACCGACACCCATACCCGGTTGTGGGGTGCGGCGTTTCGCAGCCGACGCCCTACCGGCGGCCGGGAGCTGACCTGGTTTTCGACCGCCGAGCTGCAGCGGATGCTGTGCTATCTCGACGTGCTGGCCGCCGATGCGGGCAAACCGGTGGTCATCACCCATCCCGATTCCACCATCTCGGTCGTGGCTGGTCTCGGCGATCCGCAAGCGGCCCGGATCTGGCTGCTGCAAGCGTTGACCGGGCGCCGGGCCTCGGAGATTCTGATGCTCGATTTCGACCCGCTGCAGCCGATCCCGGGGCATGACCGCCCCGCGGGAGCCACCGACGTTCCCGATGGGTTCGTGGCCAAACTGCGTTACCAGCAGACCAAAGTCGACGGGGTGGTGCCCACCATTCTGGTCGAGCAGGCCGTGGTCAACGTGATCAGCGAACAGCAAGACTGGATCCGGCGGCGTTACCCGGATTTGGAGACGAAGTACCTGTTCCTCGGGGTGCGCTACCAGCACCAGGGCCAACGACCACGCAGCTATGACTCCTACAGCCGGATCCTCAATCGGCTCGACAACATCCACGGTCTCACCGACACCGCCGGCCACCCGCTGCGGTTCTCCCAGACCCACCGGCTGCGCCACACCCGGGCCACCGAGCTGCTCAACGACGGCGTCCCGATCCATGTGGTGCAGCGCTATCTCGGACACGCCTCCCCGGCGATGACCCTGCGCTATGCCGCCACCCTGCAAGCGACCGCCGAAGCGGAGTTCCTGCGGCACAAAAAGATCGGCGCCCATGGCACCGATATCACCATCAGCCCGTCCGACATCTACGACATGACCCAGCTCTCGGCCCGCACCGACCGGGTGCTGCCCAACGGGGTATGCCTGCTGCCACCGGTAGCCACCTGCGACAAAGGCAACGCCTGCTTGTCATGCGGGCATTTCGCCACCGACGCCACCCACCTCGACGAACTGGTCGACCAACGCGCCAGGACCCTGAAACT
Proteins encoded:
- a CDS encoding UdgX family uracil-DNA binding protein (This protein belongs to the uracil DNA glycosylase superfamily, members of which act in excision repair of DNA. However, it belongs more specifically to UdgX branch, whose founding member was found to bind uracil in DNA (where it does not belong), without cleaving it, appears to promote DNA repair by a pathway involving RecA, rather than base excision.); translation: MPGAEEFVPPTHELAELATAARTCEGCALYRDASQTVFGAGRSSARMMLVGEQPGDQEDRAGAPFVGPAGRVLDKALLEAHIERERVYLTNAVKHFKFSRAAGSKRRIHKTPSRTEVVACRPWLLAELDAVEPEVVVLLGATAAKSLLGDDFRVTQHRGEMLHLPAELAPHDPATFATVHPSSLLRGPKEDRDNAFAALVDDLRVAGEQLG
- a CDS encoding MarR family winged helix-turn-helix transcriptional regulator produces the protein MSLDPQDPVDAIALAWAEERPGTEVGSIGIVTRVWHAAKLLGEDRRRTLAAAGADTAVLDLLSVLRRSGAPYRLTTRELADATMVTAGAISQRVARAERDGLVVRTARDDGSRRVDVELTPAGHALVEELVDRVLGREAELVGHLDAVEQQQLAQLLRRLLDGLDHKLGKRKIGQVGD
- a CDS encoding SDR family NAD(P)-dependent oxidoreductase, with translation MGRLVVVTGGGTGIGTAIARRFAAAGDAVVITGRRRDALERTAGDLPGDVTPACFDATDLEAVETFAASLDHVDVLVNNAGGNRDFDADAQQSLRAVADAWLSNFTANVLSAVVMTTALHAKFTDGGAVVTIGSIAADQGSGSYGAAKAAVASWNVDLSRQLGSRGVTANVVSPGYIADTEFFRDRLSGARRADLIAATATGRAGTPGDIAETVAFLASAGARHITGQVIAVNGGARTTR
- a CDS encoding ImmA/IrrE family metallo-endopeptidase translates to MTARSVVEATGWSTSRQSQIEKSLTVRLDDGDVALLAGLFRFPAAFFSSEPRTRITANELLFRAPKSMTLGEQEFLATFASLAGDFLGELDGRSKLPPVKVPTVSPDELAHSSITVAAARLREAMGLEPDEPLDDLMYEAERLGAPVIVRRRVAGEWESEFAATGGRSRDERHLGYSSWVGRLRDRPLLVLRDSDSWERTRFTVAHELGHLVLHSHAYCSVSAADELEANRFATELLAPAGVIAGELPRVMSLLNLRPLKAKWGLSLGSLIMHLRDSGLIAPDRAKMLTTQLHSRINPDTGHTWGMTEPGWADRVPERPRLLRKWVERCYGGASVRMLSARDSMIYPADVLDWFLATQRPAPAAEHNPVAASVGHGRTAAPPADGGSQVIRLDDFRKGRPS
- a CDS encoding tyrosine-type recombinase/integrase — protein: MAQVQRVRFEDRPPTYTVVGVDKLPVAPAREYLTFLRNQGGSPNTLRAYAYGLAAWWTVLEGTGTAWDDFPTSLFGQFLAYLRTGDLPGVARIGEPEQRLAESSLLPRSAAVLSMYRYFANAHDLVRPYRRLYASHARTSRRGRYAPFLAGVGPKREQDGPIHRLRGLQRAETPVLLPVQVNAILDACSVQTVSGEWSGGGAGLRDRLFFAVLAETGMRLGEALSLRHSDFDIAGGGTPSVMVAGRDDHPHGVRAKSGPRRIYIGDDLVALYTEYVWQLVAAGADVTVGDLASCFVFVNLVRGVRYAPLRPETIYDKVDLITARRTGVLPEQWTPHWLRHTHATALLLAGVDVHVVMRRLGHADVQTTLSTYGWVTADAEMRTLAEWKNYVAGWKVNRDGQ
- a CDS encoding tyrosine-type recombinase/integrase — its product is MTGNDSPAPAHTPPTRGAAGDRWTQQWQQVPPQWRRLVYHLDTGPANTVFQRNPRYRPTPDGHDFTPQGVPQRLCEELAWWVWLCGHEERRKIEPSLLKWTSGALSIAAADYHQRHRRYPVSVADLSAEAIVRHGVREFERRTGRLPSAGFRRNVASFIEHLHLYVSVRCTDRPWWAHDIWDLDADPRIPQREHEPCHDQVARLGGIEPVWLREGVRFWLRTCLTAELLRWSSVIGRTRGITRHLGPFLVERGIDDPVISTDRAALRLVFTEFTEYLKSPAARAKPERPLSAATIAVVQSKIQMFYTFMVDHAEEAAAATGDPRWSRLTDTHTRLWGAAFRSRRPTGGRELTWFSTAELQRMLCYLDVLAADAGKPVVITHPDSTISVVAGLGDPQAARIWLLQALTGRRASEILMLDFDPLQPIPGHDRPAGATDVPDGFVAKLRYQQTKVDGVVPTILVEQAVVNVISEQQDWIRRRYPDLETKYLFLGVRYQHQGQRPRSYDSYSRILNRLDNIHGLTDTAGHPLRFSQTHRLRHTRATELLNDGVPIHVVQRYLGHASPAMTLRYAATLQATAEAEFLRHKKIGAHGTDITISPSDIYDMTQLSARTDRVLPNGVCLLPPVATCDKGNACLSCGHFATDATHLDELVDQRARTLKLIDVRREQYRARTGRELTDDNVWIHERRREIASLDAILDRLHRDDVTDDGANSVAGAGTANRAPTMQTAARGSHESVLRKADPDTPR